In bacterium, a genomic segment contains:
- a CDS encoding amidohydrolase family protein: protein MECSKFSNAQAIFIDGRFVSGKDLLISDGIIHKITPRVYKDKEKIGTDAVFDLKGKYILPALWDVHVHFFQTGIRMIEFDGGKFITEEDLMDGMSDWLLDHNMINGYGYSPFEDGELPTRNVLDGISLDKPIFLRRIDGHSSCLNSRAIEMMSARLDVVADFDEIHGWLFGEAHISADRYILSQIPKDKLVLAAKSVSEFALSKGCGAIGALVPSVEWMKILLELNMPIRIFPRLETLDPSEAEKLGLTRVGGCMPMVDGALGSHSALLTEPYSDRPFTRGVAEITQKDLNIWFEASGRLNLSTATHAIGDGAVDMILRAVSRMPEANKPPKIRIEHAELLRDDQIEAIAELGISLAVQPVFEKLWGGSDKLYARRLGPRWRMTNRYRDLRSAGISIAGSSDSYITPIDPLDGIFSAVDHPNEDQRITLSEAISMFCSEAAKSEGVEDGLGSINIGQSADFIVLSKMPEKGDYKIEATLIDGRIEYGEING, encoded by the coding sequence ATGGAGTGTTCTAAATTCTCAAATGCCCAAGCAATATTCATTGATGGGCGTTTCGTAAGCGGTAAAGACCTTCTAATTAGCGATGGGATTATTCATAAAATAACACCACGCGTATATAAAGACAAAGAAAAAATCGGAACAGATGCGGTCTTCGACTTGAAGGGTAAATATATTCTACCTGCTCTTTGGGATGTTCATGTCCATTTTTTCCAAACAGGTATTCGGATGATAGAATTCGACGGAGGGAAGTTTATCACAGAAGAAGACCTTATGGATGGAATGTCCGATTGGCTTTTAGATCACAATATGATAAATGGCTATGGTTATTCGCCATTCGAGGATGGCGAACTGCCAACCCGCAATGTTTTAGATGGAATATCCTTGGATAAACCGATCTTTTTGCGGCGAATTGACGGCCATTCAAGTTGTTTAAATTCTAGAGCGATAGAAATGATGTCCGCTAGGTTGGATGTCGTAGCCGATTTTGACGAAATACATGGTTGGCTTTTCGGTGAAGCGCATATATCCGCAGATAGATATATACTATCCCAAATTCCAAAGGATAAGCTAGTCTTAGCCGCCAAGTCAGTTTCGGAATTCGCCTTGTCCAAAGGTTGCGGAGCCATTGGAGCGCTTGTTCCGAGCGTGGAATGGATGAAGATACTCCTTGAATTGAACATGCCCATCAGGATTTTTCCTCGCCTCGAGACGCTTGATCCGTCAGAAGCCGAGAAACTGGGTCTCACGCGCGTCGGTGGATGTATGCCCATGGTCGATGGTGCTTTAGGAAGCCATTCCGCGTTACTTACAGAACCATATTCGGATAGGCCATTCACTCGCGGTGTTGCGGAGATTACTCAAAAAGACTTGAATATCTGGTTCGAGGCTTCTGGCAGGCTTAATCTATCTACTGCAACCCATGCTATTGGCGATGGTGCAGTCGATATGATATTAAGAGCCGTATCTCGCATGCCCGAGGCTAATAAACCTCCCAAAATTCGTATCGAACACGCGGAATTGCTTCGAGATGACCAGATAGAAGCGATAGCGGAACTCGGAATTTCACTTGCGGTTCAACCAGTTTTCGAAAAGCTTTGGGGTGGTTCCGATAAACTATATGCTCGCCGACTCGGTCCTCGGTGGCGAATGACCAACAGGTATCGCGATCTTCGGTCTGCGGGTATATCAATTGCTGGAAGCTCGGATAGCTATATTACACCCATCGATCCACTCGATGGGATATTTTCGGCAGTTGATCACCCAAATGAAGACCAGCGAATTACCCTTAGTGAGGCGATTTCAATGTTCTGCTCTGAGGCGGCAAAGAGCGAAGGTGTCGAGGATGGATTAGGTTCGATTAATATCGGTCAATCGGCGGATTTCATTGTTCTTTCAAAGATGCCAGAAAAGGGAGATTACAAAATAGAAGCCACTTTAATCGATGGCCGTATAGAATATGGAGAAATAAATGGATAA
- the purN gene encoding phosphoribosylglycinamide formyltransferase encodes MDKMRLAVFVSGSGSNLQAIIDSVRDGDLDIDIGLVLSNNANAFGIQRAKDAGIPTLLINSKDFASRDEFVEAFLSSLAEYGINFIALAGYLRKIPSELIERYKGRIVNIHPGPLPEFGGKGMFGIHVHEAVLNSSRKTTEVTVHFVTEGYDEGAIIAKCEVPIYKDDTPEILQQRALKVEHELYPQALKKFIEGH; translated from the coding sequence ATGGATAAAATGAGATTGGCAGTTTTTGTTTCGGGAAGCGGTTCTAACCTACAGGCCATAATCGACTCCGTGAGAGATGGAGACCTCGATATAGATATCGGTCTCGTTCTTTCGAACAACGCAAATGCTTTCGGTATTCAAAGAGCTAAAGACGCCGGAATTCCGACTTTATTGATAAATAGCAAGGATTTTGCTTCGAGAGATGAGTTCGTTGAGGCCTTTTTATCCTCTCTTGCTGAATATGGAATTAATTTTATAGCTTTAGCAGGCTATTTAAGGAAAATCCCCTCGGAGCTAATAGAGCGATATAAAGGTAGAATTGTAAATATCCATCCGGGGCCTTTGCCCGAATTTGGCGGTAAGGGCATGTTCGGAATTCATGTTCACGAGGCAGTTCTCAATTCATCCAGAAAAACCACCGAGGTGACGGTTCATTTTGTTACCGAAGGTTATGATGAGGGTGCAATAATCGCGAAGTGCGAAGTTCCTATTTACAAAGATGATACACCTGAAATCCTTCAACAACGGGCACTAAAAGTAGAGCACGAGCTTTATCCGCAGGCGTTAAAGAAATTTATCGAAGGACATTAA